The Triticum dicoccoides isolate Atlit2015 ecotype Zavitan chromosome 6A, WEW_v2.0, whole genome shotgun sequence genome has a window encoding:
- the LOC119315118 gene encoding uncharacterized protein LOC119315118 isoform X2 yields MYTQLQGYYIASANTMESMSSHECFLDYLMTTLAAVLGWINDAEGKEMAALIGLASETFNAMPAEGIALVLDSSDGAFVKKMVQELYACSKASPEEFAGMGRVLVELTTSVVKSSPRYSMHFKATGTIVVLTRLEQCLWMLVPEEQGAMRVRLAEAKALIEADQHGDDEILSEG; encoded by the exons ATGTATACCCAGCTGCAAGGCTATTATATAGCCTCTGCAAACACAATGGAATCAATGTCGAGTCATGAATGTTTTCTTGATTACCTGATGACGACGTTGGCAGCG GTGTTGGGCTGGATAAATGATGCGGAGGGCAAGGAGATGGCGGCCCTAATTGGCCTAGCTTCAGAAACTTTTAACGCCATGCCTGCTGAAGGAATCGCACTTGTTCTTGACTCATCAGATGGGGCGTTTGTGAAGAAGATGGTGCAAGAGCTTTATGCCTGCAGTAAAGCCAGCCCAGAAGAATTTGCAG GTATGGGAAGGGTGTTGGTTGAGCTCACAACATCTGTAGTGAAGTCGAGCCCACGGTACAGTATGCACTTCAAGGCAACTGGGACAATTGTTGTACTTACTAGGTTGGAACAGTGTTTATGGATGCTGGTTCCAGAGGAGCAGGGCGCAATGCGTGTCAG GCTGGCCGAAGCAAAGGCCTTGATTGAGGCTGATCAACATGGTGACGATGAGATCTTGTCGGAGGGTTAG
- the LOC119315118 gene encoding uncharacterized protein LOC119315118 isoform X1 produces the protein MYTQLQGYYIASANTMESMSSHECFLDYLMTTLAAVLGWINDAEGKEMAALIGLASETFNAMPAEGIALVLDSSDGAFVKKMVQELYACSKASPEEFAGMGRVLVELTTSVVKSSPRYSMHFKATGTIVVLTRLEQCLWMLVPEEQGAMRVRLAEAKALIEADQHGDDEILSEGVRLAEAKALIEADQHGDDEILSEG, from the exons ATGTATACCCAGCTGCAAGGCTATTATATAGCCTCTGCAAACACAATGGAATCAATGTCGAGTCATGAATGTTTTCTTGATTACCTGATGACGACGTTGGCAGCG GTGTTGGGCTGGATAAATGATGCGGAGGGCAAGGAGATGGCGGCCCTAATTGGCCTAGCTTCAGAAACTTTTAACGCCATGCCTGCTGAAGGAATCGCACTTGTTCTTGACTCATCAGATGGGGCGTTTGTGAAGAAGATGGTGCAAGAGCTTTATGCCTGCAGTAAAGCCAGCCCAGAAGAATTTGCAG GTATGGGAAGGGTGTTGGTTGAGCTCACAACATCTGTAGTGAAGTCGAGCCCACGGTACAGTATGCACTTCAAGGCAACTGGGACAATTGTTGTACTTACTAGGTTGGAACAGTGTTTATGGATGCTGGTTCCAGAGGAGCAGGGCGCAATGCGTGTCAGGCTGGCCGAAGCAAAGGCCTTGATTGAGGCTGATCAACATGGTGACGATGAGATCTTGTCGGAGGGTGTCAGGCTGGCCGAAGCAAAGGCCTTGATTGAGGCTGATCAACATGGTGACGATGAGATCTTGTCGGAGGGTTAG